TATCTGAATCATTTCCCTCCAACTACAAGACTTTCCTTTAATATTCTGTAGTATTGCTCTGCTGCTAGTAGAGTCTTtcggtttttgttttaaagaatatttGTCATACTTTTAAAGACTATCTCACTagttataaaagtaaaatatactgGGATTcagtatatttaaatatttccttgtggcattttaaaaattatttaaaaagtttattttcatacAATGTTTGATTATATTTACCCTCCTAGATCTTCTGAATCTCCTTACTCAGCCAACTTCATGctctatcaaaaacaaaatacaaaaaccacCAAACTGTAACACACCCGTACGCGCACATGCGCAAGGAAAACATAgatcaactactcctgagcatgagtCCTGCCTAGGAGTGTGATTGACAGACTCTATCACTCACTCAACtggggaaaactgattttccctctgtAAGCaagtatcaattgcaaataactccctggttaggggtgggactttgggCCCACTTCCCCTTTTTCATGCTAGCATttgggggccgggggcggggcttgaatttgtgcaggtcttgtgcatgctatcacagtctctgtgacttcatatgtgCACCAGCCCTGCTGTGTCCGGAAGACTTGTTGTTTCCTTGGAGACATCCacttcttctggctcttaaaaactttctgcctcctcttctgcataaaCCCCCAAAACTTGAGGAAGGCTTTGCAtagacatcctatttagggctgCATGCTCCAAGATCTCTATTCCATTGGGTTCCAACAGTCTGGTTTAACTCTCTTTCcagagttgttttatttttatttttatttttaatagttttccaTCATCTTTAAgaattctttatgtttttaaaatgacatttgccTAGGGGCAGTTTCCTTTGTGTTTTGGGacttaaatatgtaaaattactCTATCACAAATTTTGGTAGTTTATTGTCCATTTATCTTTTCAGATATTTCCTGATTTTTCTACAGGGCTCATAATGTCTTACTAGTCACTAGATGTGTATAAAGGAATCCTGGAAactaaattcattctttttttgtagGAGAAAATTTTGTTCTTTCAAGAATTTGGCATATAGGGTGTGGGCATAATCCCTCAATCTAGTTAGGGATTGAGCTAAGTAGATACAGTCATGGTCTATGTTTAAATGTCTCTAGGACATGATTTGGGTATGTTTGTGATAAACTCTTCACTCTAGGGGCTTTATCTACTACACATCTATTCCCAAATAAAGTTCTTGGGTGTTTCTTAGAATTTTTTGGCTCAGTCTCCCAGCTCATCAATGTCCATCAAACAGTGCAAATTTCACAAAGAAATAAGCCATGCATATGGGAGTTTTATAGATTGCACCCTGGATCAGCTCACACACCAAATAAGTTTGTAACAAGCTTACAAACAAGTGGCTCATTGTTTAATTTTTCCCATAGTAAACTGACTTTGTCTATGCCAAGTTTAATCCTCAGCCTAGACTTGAACTTGGCAAATATTCTCAGAGAATTAGGAGTCGTCATCTATAAGGTGGACAGCACTCTAtgacattttagtttttttcctgcACAAGCTGTCTGCTATTAAAAggacttaaaatttttatattattttcttagttGTTATACTAAAAGCAATAATTTTCTACTACCTACACCATACTTTTCACTTTCAGAAGaccttataaaaatatataatgtagtcaagcatggtgatacacaacTGTAATGGAAGTACTGGGAGATGGAGCTGGGTGGATTGGGAGCTCAAGGATACCCTGTGATACACAAGTTCAACACCAGCTTGAGCTacaaaaaacatatttaaaaaaaaacaatggttaTGACATGTCTAGCCTATCAATCAAGGCTCTTTGCAATATAATCTTAACCTGTATTTACAGAGTTTTTCCCAGTTTCTGAGTCTTGACTATGATCTTCAGCAGCTTCACTGAAGAAATCTGACTCCCACTCCCTCACCATTTTatgtttttgcttattttattctaGGTTTTGGTACaccctttctctttctatatatgaACAATCACTAATCTCTGGAATATTTCTAGGGTAGCCTGAAGTAATATATTACCAAATGTACTGTGTTTTGATACAAGGTACACCTGTcaacccaggctagtcttgaactatATAGgacaggctgactttgaacttgagatcctctaTCAGCCTTCTAAGCACTAGAATTAGACATATGTATGCCACAACAACCAACTACTAAGTACAGATTTTTCAATGTTCCACTAACTTTTGACTTTCTTTACCTAGTCATCCATTTAATAAGATCTCATGGCTGTGAATAATGCTAGAATGGATCTAAGAATGCATATTATAATCGAGGTTATAATTTCCTTCAGTTATAAATCCTGGTTAGAtattgctggatcatatggaagttccatttttagttttttgagaaatttcCAAATCTTTTAATAGCTATACCAATTTATATTCCTATTCAGAGGAGtacaaagttctttttttcttaccaACAAGGGTTCTCTTTTATCTTTGGATAATATCCAATGGGATGAATGTGACGTGTATCTGTTTTCCATTTGCACTTCCCTATCTTAGTAACTCTGAGTATCTTTTCAGGTACTCGGTCATTTGTGTCTTCTTTGGAAGAATGCTTATTCAGATTCATGGGCCATTCTTAAATAAGGTTTTTTTTGGGTGGGGTACTAAATTGTTTGATTTCCTTATATATTTGGTTAACCTCTTGTCTAATATATGGTTTGAGATTATTTTCCAAATACACAGGTTGTCATTTCACTTCTGGCTGCataattttttagttttatgtgatCCCACTTATGTGTGTTTTGCTCTGTTGTTTGTGCTTTTAGCATCCTATCTAAAACAAATCCCAAAGTCAGTATTTCTTTTTGgaattttacaattttatatcTTATATTTAGATTTTTCCTCTGCTTTAACTTTTGTGTATGGTATAAAGatccaattttattatttttgtatgggGGCTATCCAGTTTTCCCAATACGAATTATTGgagaaattgtattttttttctacattgtgTATCTGTAGCTCCCTCGCTGAAGATTAGTTGGCTGTATGTGCTTATATATACTCTTGAGCCTTGATTCTGTTTCACGGGTCTGTGTGTCCATTCTCTTGTTATTAAAATACTAATTCTGGTAGCTTTGTAATATAATTAGAAATCAGGAAATATTGTATCTCAGATTTTGTTTTCTCCAAACTGCTTTGGCTGTCAGTTTTCTGTGGTGTCATATGGATTTTAGAATTGTTGTTGCTACTTCTGAAAAAATGACACTGTAATTTGGACAGGGATTGCATtcaatctgtagactgctttggTATTACATTTTAATACTATTTATCCCAATCCATGGGTACAAGATCGCTTTCTACTTctttcatttctatagtttttagTGTACAGAGTTTTTACTTCCTTATATTGGCTATAAAATTTCCGAATGTCAGCAATGACTCTCCAGTCTAGATCTTTGTATTCTCTCtaacagcaagcacagggcagAGTAAGCCCCAAGACCTTGAGGAAACCACGGTAATCTAGTTTTAGCATCTACATTTTAATATGAAGGAATTTCTAAGCTGAGGACAGACAAATTTCTGTTTCCTGAAACCCCGTGTTCAGAAATGTCAATCTACTTACTGCACTGCAGGGTATTTTCTTCTCTACAGTGTTCCTTCTGTCTTCCCTGTCCTCTTCTCTCAGACTGTAATAGATACCTGCTCTTACGAAGGCATTCAGAATTACACATGCAGAATTACAACCACACAACATTAAGTACAGTTGAGGTTGTTGTTTCATGCCTGAAAACCTGGAAcactatgtgtctgtgtatgttacatatatgtatacagcaTCAAGGGACATCAATATTACTGTTTTTAATATACATTACACTGAAGAAAATTACTATGCTTTCAAATAAACGCCAAAGTAAAGTCATTTCCACTGATgattatattttatgcatattagTGTCTCAGTAATGTGCTTGTGCCGTATTTGATTATACTCACCATTTGTAGTCTCTATAACTTGTCCTTTCTATAGCAGTACATGTACTCAGTTtttcaaaatcagaaaacatTATCCCTAACTTCCCCAACAGATCATAGTATATTGATACCTTGTATTTTACTTACCCATTTAATGCTCAGAGTTTTTGAAGTATCCATCCATTAGCTATTACCTAATTAACTATATATGCCAACACTCTTACAAAAGGTTTTATACTGGAACATACCCATCCAGCTATTTCATATAACCAACTGAAAGGATATAGCCTGCATGTGCAACtgttactaattaaaaaaaaatagctcataTCAAGATGGTCTGTTTTTAAGGAAGACTTCCAAGAGTGAAAGagtattttaaaatcatgtagGTTtttgttggggggtgggtgggtcatACAGTTGTCAGCGCTTACTCTTGGGAGCTGCTAACCATGGCAAAGTATATTTACACTCCTTTCTTGCTGCGAGCAAGGCTTAGAGGAGTAGCCCATCTGCTGTCACCTAGCACTGACCGTCGTGGCGGACATGTTTGTCTTATTCTGAAGTCCAGTATCAAGAATCATCTGCTCATAGATCAAAGCTTAATCCTCCAATCCAGCCTTTCGAGTATAAAAGTAATATTCTGCTTGTCAATCTACTAATTCATTAGTTTTACATGTCTGGAATTTGAATTAAGAGGAcagttgctgttttattttttcaacaaCTCTAACTTTCTCTGCTGAATTTCAACTTATGATAGGATAGGAAAGGGTGAATAGGAAAGGGTGAACAAGACAACAATAACTAATGTGACCAAGTGAGATGTGCAGCATATATCCTTGTTCAGTGACTTTCCTAACCGTGGTGATAAGTGTGATAATACAAGAAAATTCTGAGCTGACTGTAAAGGTCAAAGCTGGCATTTTTAGGTTTGGGGCACCTTTGTTTTTACAATGACAAGTTACCTTTATAAGTTGGGACGGTGTCCAACTTCCCTTTTTGAACTGGTTGTCTTTCCACAGGCCGAACTTTCACCACAGGCTGTACTTCGTAAGGATTAAAATCTCGCTTGTAGGTAGTCCCAAGATCAATTTTCCCCTGTTTGGGTTTATACTCTTCCGGAATGTGGCGAGGCTGCTTGACTACTTCGTAAGGACGATAATCTGacctgaaatatatatatatgtgtgtgtgtgtgtgtgtgtgtgtgtgtgtgtgtgtgtgtgaaattcagTCTCACTGGTTCTTCTGTTTTGATTATCACAGTACTAAAATCTTCAATTCTGTCTTACTTGAACAATCTAAGGAGATATTAAAATGGTAATAATTGATTATTTGAAAGGAGCAATTGAATTGTTTTTAAGGTTCTATCCAatgataagaaaaaacaaaaaatcctagtctttaaaaattgaaacatcTCAATTTGATCTTGTAAGTAAAATTCTCAAgtaactgaattttattttttatctaatgtagaaggaaatctcaaaagaaaGATTTGATGAGCTGATAAATTTGTCAACATTAGTTCTGTATCCACTTTGTCAAAAGCCACATTCACCTATATAGACTATACCCAGGCATAGTGCCTTCCTATGAAGTCACAGTATCTTCCTGTTCATTGTTAAAAAGATCACTAACTCTGGCTCATAGTACGGATGTGAGCCTTACTAAGACTTTGGATCTCTCAGAAGTCCTGGCCATAGGTAGGAATGAAATGGCAATCTAACTATCCTGTGCATTATATAACATGACTGTGACAGAGTTGGTACTGCAGGGGCTGAGACAGTACACTGGAATGAAGGAAACCAGAGAGATTCAAGACCAATGGGACTGTCTGAATCCAAATCCTGGCTCTGTCACTCAACAGCTGTATAACCTTGGATAACTTGGTTAATCTGTCCATGCCCTTGTTTCCTTATAAGTAAAGTTGGACGATATTATGATGTACATCACAGTTATTTTAAAGATACACACTGTCAATTCTGGCAGTCACCTAACTGAGCTACAATTATGCTTTCAAGATATATAGAAACATATAGTATAGAATGATACTTATTCTTTATACAGATAAATCATCCTTCAATTTCCTAGTCACTGTGATCAACACAAGCAAAATCATGCCAGAGTTCTAAGGCCCTGCTTTTAGGAACGTTGGGTACCTACTCTAGGTAATGGGTATGGTAATAGGTTCCTGAGGAAAGAACGCTGAGAAAACAACAGATGTACATCCTGCTGGTGTGGAACACTGAACTGACTCTAATAACAAATTGGAAGATATTATGAGAAGTTATGAGAGGGATATTTACTTGGCCtcaaaagctaaataaataaaaggtaggGTGGCAGAGATgacatttataaaggaaaattgtGTTGATATTTACAGATCAGATGAGTATTAGctagggaaagagggagggagaattccaaacagggggaaaaaaaactatagaaGCAAGCAGGGTTTGATAATCCATGTAGTAGTTATGGAAGGGATTGAGTCTATGCTAAACAATAGGAACGCTTTAAAGTATTTCAAGCAGGATCATAAATAGGATTAAATCTGCATGGCTTAAAAGATTGCCTTGGCAAGTTAATGTATTGGATACCAATCAGAGATGTAAAAACtaggacacacacatatacatacccacacatacatgcttgtatgcacatgcacaagtataaacacacccacacacacccacaaacaaacaaattaggaAGAGGCATTCCTCTAGATGGTGGTTACAGTGCCAAGTACATAAATATGAGatattttaatcaataaaaaaatcaacaaaaccttttgttttttccttttcttctctttgccaaAGTAATTTAATTtctacctgtctgtttttctCAAGTCATAATCAGTTTTTGCTTCTCAAATTAGTTCAACTTAATTCAACTAGCTAGTTAAATTTAAACAGTAAGAAAACTTAAGTTCAGAAGAGTTGggcagaaaaataagaaaactgtttctaaatatttacttaaatgtAGTTATTCCTTCCATTTTACCACGGTATGCTTGAAATTCTTGCTTGGGTTTAAGACTCTGAGGTGGAAGAACATTGccatattttggatatttttccAAATACTCCGTTGTGGGGCAAGATATGCCAGAATGTTCATAAACCCTTGTGGTTCCATGTGGACAACGATGCCGTCTGTACAAACAAATAAACCGAAACATTATTTTGCCTTAAAAGCATCTGGTGTGGTTATTGCATGTTAACAGGATCCCCAATGAACTCACCACTTTGAACTTCAGCACAGCTTACCCCTCTGCAATGAAGcttataaaaaataagtaaattacaGTATAGCCTTATGTAGCAGAAACTGGTTTTGCTCATAGTAGTTTAGTGACTTCTTATGCTACTGAAGTAGAAAAGCTAGCAAGTGAATTTCCTAGGAAGAAAACTTCCTGGCAGACAAGTTTTCCATTTCGGTCTCACCTACAACAGATCCTTACAGGTGACTGATTGAGAACACAGCtacaaaaggaaggaggaaaagcacAGCATCTGTTttgaggagcagagctggggcaTGGGATATAGTAGAGGCCAAGAGGGCTTGAGCTGGGAGATGTTAGGCAGCGTCCTGACTCCACGTCTCCTTTATTCTTCTACGTGTCTAAGAAGCTTCCAAATCCCAGGAGTCTGGAGACTCAGCAATGTCCACTGAAAATGAAGCTATTGTAAAGGGCTGGAGTGATTCTGTCCCATGCAGGGTCCCAGACCCTTGGGGAATTCAGGAGCAGAGTACTCAGGTCATGTATACATAAACGTTCTCATAGAGTTGCACTGATTAACAGAACACAAGCCAAAGCTTTggaatttgttattgtttttattgtccACCAGAGCACTGCATTCAGAGTGTAATATACCAAAGACTGTGGACAAATATAAGACATAAAAGTGCagataaattattataaaagaaagcaaagcctCCTAGCCTAACATTTGCAATCCTTAAAAGGAAAATTTCTTCCTTCTGCTTTATAGTTTTTTCTGGTAGTTATAGCTGTTTACACTTGTTAACTCTTTGTCTTTTTGAAGAAGTGTCTCACAGAAATGATGAAactagccagacatggtggtgcacacctataatcccagcacttaggaggcagagacaggcggatctctgtgagttgcaggccagcctggtcctgaGTTGCAGGCCCGCtacagctgttacacagagaaaccctgcctggaaagacacaaaacaaaacaaatcaaaacaaaacaaaacaaaacaaaacaaaacaaaacaaacaaaacaaaacaaaacaagtgaagtTAGATGTCCCTAATGGGAGATCAAAGGAATTGAATTTGAGGTTCCTAAGAGAGAACAGATGGCATTATGGTTTGAGTCTGAAATGCTCACATGTTTTGAATCCTTGCTTCTCAGCTGATGGAACCATTCTGGAAGGATTTTGGAAGTTGGCACCTACCTGGTAGAAGTAGGTGGCTAATGGCAGCCCTTGAAAGATGACAGCCTGGGTCCTTTCTATTTCTTGGTCTGCCAGCATGTGAGAAGCCTGCTTCATGTTCCAGGAACAAGAACTTCCCCATGCCTGACTGCATGGACCACACCCTCTGGGACTGTATGCCCAAATAGACCTTTCCTCCTTGTTCCTGTCTGGTATTGCTACCACAGTGATGCAAATGGACCTAAGGGATGGtcttcaacaacaaaaagaatagggaaagatctcccctcttcccttccaacAGGACAGGAGGCAAAagatggggtggggaaggacgACAGTGAAGAATCTTTGCCCCATTCTGAGTGTCCCATGGAGGCAGCCACATTTTAAAACCACTGGCTGAGGGCAACTATGCATGTCCTAGGAACTCTTCAAGATTCCTGGGCCTCCTGGATAAAAAGGAAAGCAACACAGGCGCTGCTCTCAGAGGAACTAAGCTTCTTCAAGGGACATTTCAGTAGACGCCACCAGCCACTCTTCAAAGCTTAAAGGGGCTGCTTCTTACATTGGCAGCGCCCCACCTCTTTGGATAGTGATATTATTTGAAGAATGAGGAGTCCCCAGTATCATGCATTTCTTGATGGCTGGATGTGATAATAACTTACATTGTAAATAAACCAAGATTTTCTTTCTTACCAGATTTTGCAGATTCATACCTTAAAAGTTATGTTTCCACCCATACAAAcattattatttgtattattatgaAAGAGGCTTCAATCAACATGTATTGTAGGTGGTTGCCCTTAGAAGGGGATCAGAAATACAAAGCGCTTGGCATTATTCATAGTTACTTAGCAAAGGTGATCTAATCCCTGGGTCAACAGcaaggctgaggaaagagaagaatgtgTTTACCGGTGGCAGAAGGTTGTTAGGCGGCACTTACAGACCAAATCTGCGGTTTAGGGTGGGGATTCCTGCCAGTTTCGCTTGTCAGGCAGACCCCAAGAGAACACTGCCTGCGCAGGGATAAGAATAAGGTTTAGAggatgcaaagccctgggttgcAAACCAAAGACCCTGGGTACCGGTCTTTTACATTAACCAACagaattggggtgggggtggagggcaagAACTCCCCCTGGACCAGATTCCATCACTTACCAGCCATCACAATCACTTATTTGCTCATACTACTTCTCAGGCCTGGACTGTATGTCAGTTTGAAGCTCTGGATAGGAAGCCTCGGGGAATGCAAAGAAGTAAAGTTTTGCCCCAGGAGCCAATCAAGTAGAGAAAAGGGGCGCACTCGCCTCTCAGGCAAGGGAGTATGGTGGGGGGCGGCGTGCAGCGGGAAGTTAGCAGTGCTTACGGCCCCGCCGACGCCGCAGCGGCCGGCTGTTTCTTACCCGCAGGTGCAAATCTGACACAGACACCAGTTCCTCATGCCCTTGGCTCCAGCGTCCTTCTCCGCAGGGCTGCAGCAGCCGGCACTCCAGAGCAGGTACAGCGTCCGCGGTCGTCAAGGCGACCGCGGGACTCCACGAGGAAGGGAGTGATGCAGCTTCCGGTGGCGTTCAAGACGCGCGCGGGTCAGAGGTCGCAGGCCTCGGAGGCCCCGCCTCCCGGCGCCGGCGACTTCCGGCTTGAGTTACTCCTGGAGCCTCAGAAGCGTGAGTCAAGTGCGGCGTGAAGCCGGTGAGTGGGGGTCCGCCTGCTAGGGACGCCGGCGACCGGACGGTGGTGGGGACCCGGGGAGTCGTGTCGGTAGGGCTAGGTGAGCAGGGCACGGAGCAGCTGCACCTCTTAGCAACCTGGGACCCTTGGCGACAACGACTCCCGGAGTCCGAA
The nucleotide sequence above comes from Peromyscus maniculatus bairdii isolate BWxNUB_F1_BW_parent chromosome 1, HU_Pman_BW_mat_3.1, whole genome shotgun sequence. Encoded proteins:
- the Saxo2 gene encoding stabilizer of axonemal microtubules 2 isoform X4, coding for MRNWCLCQICTCGRHRCPHGTTRVYEHSGISCPTTEYLEKYPKYGNVLPPQSLKPKQEFQAYRGKMEGITTFK